From a single Pelmatolapia mariae isolate MD_Pm_ZW linkage group LG20, Pm_UMD_F_2, whole genome shotgun sequence genomic region:
- the ppdpfb gene encoding pancreatic progenitor cell differentiation and proliferation factor B: protein MAAIPAGGSLVATTDYYRRRIGSTSSSSSCGSSEYSGEVIPHHPGLPKQDSGHWWSSFFFGKQPGMTPLTEEAQHKAGVSGVVTNGQITCVAREMVMQRQASESSDAGSPTSS from the exons ATGGCAGCTATCCCAGCAGGGGGGTCTCTCGTGGCGACCACTGACTACTACCGAA GGCGCATCGGCTCTACGTCCAGCAGCAGCTCGTGTGGCAGTTCGGAGTACAGCGGCGAGGTCATCCCTCACCATCCAG GACTGCCCAAGCAGGACTCCGGCCACTGGTGGTCCAGCTTCTTCTTCGGGAAGCAGCCGGGGATGACCCCACTGACTGAGGAGGCACAGCACAA GGCGGGGGTCTCTGGTGTGGTGACGAACGGTCAGATCACCTGCGTCGCCCGGGAGATGGTGATGCAGCGGCAGGCGAGCGAGAGCAGCGACGCGGGAAGCCCCACCTCCTCGTGA